In Methanosarcina siciliae T4/M, one genomic interval encodes:
- a CDS encoding HNH endonuclease produces the protein MDKETYKKTLNKQKREGKSSLCCVVCGEDDPDVIEMHHPYGRSNSDVVKPLCKNHHTKITREQNKLPPKARSGNASPEQKRAFQLVSIGALLTELGTQLIDLGNEMVQNV, from the coding sequence ATGGACAAGGAAACATATAAAAAAACTTTGAACAAGCAGAAGAGAGAAGGAAAATCCTCTCTTTGCTGTGTTGTTTGCGGGGAGGATGACCCAGATGTTATTGAAATGCATCATCCATACGGAAGGAGTAATTCAGACGTGGTTAAACCTCTATGTAAAAATCATCACACCAAGATAACACGGGAACAGAATAAGTTACCCCCAAAAGCCAGATCTGGAAATGCCTCTCCTGAACAGAAGAGAGCTTTTCAGTTAGTTTCTATTGGTGCCTTGCTTACAGAATTAGGAACTCAGTTAATTGATCTTGGAAATGAGATGGTGCAAAATGTCTAA
- a CDS encoding NB-ARC domain-containing protein: protein MPETEENSVKEKIVATNGSSISDVTQIGVQNIHNVYSSGAPYIVPFQVPSLTEDAVDLPEVKQEVKSRLLNGSNPKGILAITAIQGLGGIGKTTLTIVLTHDEEVQKYFSDGILWVTLGQEPEKLYLLNSWIQDLGDYRSNHTTIEAASNHLRTLLYEKHILLVIDDAWDTSDVKPFLVGGSNCQTIITTRKTYIAEELGAKCYSLNVMTEEQSLELFKNILKDRWNDNEKENALKVAKDVGHLPLALNLAAKRRMRDYSWIELHEALEEEIARLSILESPRRLMKREESLEASLSLKASLNLSLRALRSFDVEAYEDFIWLGVLPEDIKINKRMASTLWDTDTKEAGEMLEILWEEGLLIQDLEVQFGSERLKTYRVHDLFHDTARYYLTLSPLTNKATDIPGLGWKLNEAHASLLDRYSSKTQKKGMWHTLIDDAYIHSHLTWHMEKAGQIENIHKLLIEETEEGKNGWYETLESLGQNANFIEDVMRAWNLSEKHSESQIEQTGKASIIGLEIRYALIYTSINSLSANIPVELLVAFLDTNRWTEAKAFIYAQKEPDPYKRIIKLISICQKTKYESIKMDILGNALDAASKIQSVYGITKALSVIVPNLDGQRKEKMMEKTLDIASKIQDDYFRVEALSAIVPYLDGQRKEVMEIIFDAVSKVQYDYTRVKALSSLLPYLDGKRKEEVIEKALDAVSKIENNYDRVQALSVIVPNLDRQKKEEMMEKTLDIASKIQDEYKRSKILSVFISNLDGQRKEILMEKALDIVSKIQDNSCRVKALSSLLPYFSSQRKEEILEKAIDAASKIQDDYTRVEALSFIIPYLDGKRKEEVIEKALDAASKIENDYTRAKALSSVVPYLDGKRKEEVIEKALDAASKIENDFRVEALSSVVPYLDGKRKEEVIEKALDAASKIENDYTRAKALSSLAPCFDGQSKEELMEKALDIAFQIENNYDREYVLSAILLNLNMKVKEELMDKALDVISKINDNYYKEKVLLAIISYFDGKRNEKFVEEALKVTFDIQDGYAREETLSSIVSYFDVKRKEEVLEKVLDITFKIKDDYIRAQVISSIVLNLYGQRKQEVIIKILDIASKIDNESHRAQVLFSIIPYLDGQRKEEVMEKALDAASKIENNYEQVLLLLAIVPHLGEQRKEEVIKKVLDSVSKIKDDYFREEALSAVLPNLDGQIKEKMMEKVLDIAFKIETYSDRAQALLSIIPYLDVKRNEEVIEKALDAVSKIKNDSKKVKALSSIVPFLHEQRKEEMMEKVFDVASKIKNEYYRAQALTDIVFYFEGKKKEEVFKTALDAISKIKYSYDSAHAYDSAQALLSLVPYLDGQRKDEMMEKVLDIASKIKNENYRANVLSSIVPYFYGQRKEEVVELALDAASKIKKDSDRAQALSSTIPYFNGRKKEKLIEKTLNIASKIEEDSDRAQALSFIIPNLDGQKKEEVMGIALDLASQIEIDYYRAEVLFAIFPYLDGQRKEEAVEKALNSIFKQDDYRRAELFHIMLSRMRNFSINNLYFCWRKTIQVLRERTRSNLLIDIIALIPIIIDLSEDETLFEISQAIEDVSRWWP, encoded by the coding sequence ATGCCAGAAACTGAAGAAAACTCAGTGAAAGAGAAAATTGTAGCTACAAATGGTTCTAGTATTTCAGATGTTACACAAATAGGTGTTCAGAACATTCATAATGTATATTCTTCAGGTGCTCCTTATATAGTGCCTTTTCAAGTTCCATCACTGACAGAAGATGCTGTAGATCTACCTGAAGTAAAACAAGAGGTTAAAAGCCGCCTCCTCAATGGTAGCAATCCAAAGGGGATACTTGCCATTACTGCCATACAGGGACTAGGAGGTATTGGAAAAACAACTCTAACAATTGTTCTAACCCATGATGAAGAAGTTCAAAAATACTTTTCAGATGGAATACTTTGGGTTACTTTGGGTCAGGAACCTGAAAAGTTATATTTGCTAAACAGCTGGATACAAGATCTTGGAGACTATCGATCAAATCATACTACAATTGAAGCGGCATCAAACCATTTGAGAACACTTCTTTACGAAAAACATATTCTTTTGGTCATAGATGATGCTTGGGATACCAGTGATGTAAAACCTTTTTTAGTAGGTGGATCTAACTGCCAGACTATAATAACAACAAGAAAAACTTACATAGCCGAAGAGCTTGGTGCAAAATGCTACTCTTTGAATGTGATGACTGAGGAACAATCTCTTGAGCTCTTCAAGAATATTCTAAAAGATCGGTGGAATGATAACGAAAAAGAGAATGCCCTTAAAGTCGCCAAAGATGTTGGTCATCTTCCATTAGCTCTAAATTTGGCAGCCAAAAGAAGAATGAGGGACTATTCCTGGATAGAGCTACATGAAGCCCTTGAAGAAGAAATTGCCCGCCTTAGTATTTTAGAAAGCCCACGAAGACTAATGAAAAGAGAAGAAAGTCTCGAAGCATCCTTAAGTCTCAAAGCATCTTTAAACCTGAGTTTAAGAGCTCTCAGATCCTTTGATGTGGAAGCATATGAGGACTTTATCTGGCTTGGAGTTCTGCCTGAAGACATTAAAATAAATAAAAGAATGGCTTCCACCTTATGGGATACAGACACCAAAGAAGCTGGAGAAATGCTTGAAATTCTTTGGGAAGAGGGTCTGCTTATACAAGATTTAGAAGTTCAATTTGGGAGTGAAAGACTAAAAACATATCGAGTCCATGACCTTTTTCATGATACTGCTCGTTATTACTTAACACTCTCACCTCTTACCAACAAAGCTACAGATATTCCAGGATTAGGATGGAAACTTAACGAAGCACATGCTTCTTTATTAGACCGTTATTCATCAAAAACACAGAAAAAAGGAATGTGGCATACTCTAATAGACGATGCCTACATCCACAGCCATCTCACTTGGCATATGGAAAAAGCAGGTCAGATTGAAAATATTCACAAATTACTAATTGAGGAAACTGAAGAAGGAAAAAACGGATGGTATGAAACCCTTGAATCCTTAGGACAAAATGCAAATTTTATTGAAGATGTTATGAGAGCATGGAATTTATCCGAAAAACATTCAGAAAGCCAAATAGAACAAACGGGTAAAGCTTCTATTATTGGACTGGAAATCCGTTATGCTCTTATTTATACCTCAATAAACAGTTTGTCAGCAAACATTCCTGTAGAATTACTGGTCGCATTTCTTGATACTAATAGATGGACTGAAGCTAAGGCATTTATATACGCACAAAAGGAACCTGACCCTTATAAAAGAATAATTAAATTGATCTCAATTTGTCAAAAAACAAAATATGAATCCATAAAAATGGATATTTTGGGAAATGCCCTTGATGCAGCTTCAAAGATTCAATCTGTTTATGGAATAACAAAAGCACTTTCAGTTATTGTTCCAAATTTGGATGGGCAAAGAAAAGAAAAAATGATGGAAAAAACTCTTGACATAGCTTCCAAGATTCAAGATGATTATTTTAGAGTGGAGGCACTTTCTGCTATTGTTCCTTATTTGGATGGGCAAAGAAAAGAAGTGATGGAAATAATTTTTGATGCAGTCTCCAAGGTTCAATATGATTACACAAGAGTAAAGGCACTTTCATCTCTGCTTCCTTATTTGGATGGAAAAAGAAAAGAAGAAGTAATTGAAAAAGCCCTCGATGCAGTATCAAAGATTGAAAATAATTATGATAGAGTACAAGCACTTTCAGTTATTGTTCCAAATTTGGATAGGCAAAAAAAAGAAGAAATGATGGAAAAAACTCTTGACATAGCTTCCAAGATTCAAGATGAATATAAAAGATCAAAAATACTCTCTGTTTTTATTTCTAATTTGGATGGACAAAGAAAAGAAATTTTAATGGAAAAAGCTCTTGATATAGTCTCTAAGATTCAAGATAATTCTTGTAGAGTAAAAGCACTTTCATCTCTGCTTCCTTATTTTAGCAGTCAAAGAAAAGAAGAAATACTGGAAAAAGCTATTGATGCAGCCTCCAAGATTCAAGATGATTATACAAGAGTAGAGGCACTTTCATTTATTATTCCTTATTTGGATGGAAAAAGAAAAGAAGAAGTAATTGAAAAAGCCCTTGATGCAGCATCAAAGATTGAAAATGATTACACAAGAGCAAAAGCACTTTCATCTGTTGTTCCTTATTTGGATGGAAAAAGAAAAGAAGAAGTAATTGAAAAAGCCCTCGATGCAGCATCAAAGATTGAAAATGATTTTAGAGTAGAGGCACTTTCATCTGTTGTTCCTTATCTGGATGGAAAAAGAAAAGAAGAAGTAATTGAAAAAGCCCTCGATGCAGCCTCCAAGATTGAAAATGATTACACAAGAGCAAAAGCACTTTCATCTCTTGCTCCTTGTTTTGATGGGCAAAGTAAAGAAGAACTTATGGAAAAAGCCCTTGATATAGCCTTCCAGATTGAAAATAATTATGACAGAGAGTATGTACTTTCAGCTATTCTTCTTAATTTGAATATGAAAGTAAAAGAAGAATTGATGGATAAAGCCCTTGATGTAATCTCCAAGATTAATGATAATTATTATAAAGAAAAGGTACTTTTAGCTATTATTTCTTATTTTGATGGGAAAAGAAATGAAAAATTTGTGGAAGAAGCTCTTAAGGTAACCTTCGATATTCAAGATGGTTATGCAAGAGAAGAGACACTTTCTTCAATTGTTTCTTATTTTGATGTTAAAAGAAAAGAAGAGGTACTGGAAAAGGTTCTTGATATAACCTTCAAGATTAAAGATGATTATATAAGAGCACAAGTAATTTCCTCAATTGTCCTTAATTTGTATGGACAAAGAAAACAAGAAGTGATTATAAAAATTCTAGATATAGCCTCTAAGATTGACAATGAATCTCATAGAGCACAGGTACTTTTTTCTATTATTCCTTATTTGGATGGACAAAGAAAAGAAGAAGTGATGGAAAAAGCTCTTGATGCAGCATCAAAGATTGAAAATAATTATGAACAAGTACTATTACTTTTAGCTATTGTTCCTCATTTGGGTGAGCAAAGAAAAGAAGAGGTGATTAAAAAAGTCCTCGATTCAGTCTCCAAAATTAAAGATGATTATTTTAGAGAGGAGGCACTTTCTGCTGTTTTGCCTAATCTCGATGGGCAAATAAAAGAAAAAATGATGGAAAAAGTCCTTGATATAGCTTTCAAGATTGAAACTTATTCAGATAGAGCACAGGCACTTTTATCTATTATTCCATATTTGGATGTGAAAAGAAACGAAGAAGTGATAGAAAAAGCCCTCGACGCAGTCTCCAAGATAAAAAATGATTCAAAAAAAGTAAAGGCACTTTCCTCTATTGTTCCATTCTTGCATGAGCAAAGAAAAGAAGAAATGATGGAAAAAGTCTTTGATGTAGCTTCCAAGATTAAAAACGAATATTATAGAGCGCAGGCACTTACTGATATTGTTTTTTATTTTGAGGGGAAGAAAAAGGAAGAAGTATTTAAAACAGCTCTTGATGCAATCTCCAAGATTAAATATAGTTATGATAGTGCACATGCTTATGATAGTGCACAGGCACTTTTATCTCTGGTTCCTTATTTGGATGGTCAAAGAAAAGATGAAATGATGGAAAAAGTCCTTGATATAGCTTCCAAGATTAAAAACGAAAATTATAGAGCAAATGTACTTTCCTCTATTGTTCCTTATTTTTATGGTCAAAGAAAAGAAGAAGTTGTTGAACTAGCTCTTGATGCAGCCTCTAAGATTAAAAAGGACTCTGATAGAGCACAGGCGCTTTCCTCTACTATTCCTTATTTTAATGGACGAAAAAAAGAAAAACTGATAGAAAAAACTCTTAACATAGCTTCCAAGATTGAAGAAGATTCAGATAGAGCACAGGCACTTTCCTTTATTATTCCAAATTTGGATGGGCAAAAAAAAGAAGAAGTGATGGGAATAGCCCTTGATTTAGCCTCCCAGATTGAGATTGATTACTATAGAGCAGAGGTACTTTTCGCTATTTTTCCTTATTTGGATGGGCAAAGGAAAGAAGAAGCGGTGGAAAAAGCCCTTAACTCAATCTTCAAGCAAGATGATTATAGAAGAGCTGAGTTATTCCACATTATGTTATCACGCATGAGGAATTTTTCAATAAATAATCTTTATTTTTGTTGGAGAAAAACAATTCAAGTTCTAAGAGAACGTAC
- the cas1 gene encoding CRISPR-associated endonuclease Cas1, with amino-acid sequence MRLLLLNGHGINMHVDGAKLHIKDGRFSTTEEPQEYIFSPKRIDIDSIIIYGKSGNLTLEAVRWLIKHNVQISILNWDGKLLTTMLPPESTNVKTKFAQYHAFEDKEARLEIAKNFIEAKFDKSKTVLDFLSQRYPEIEFDISEGLTKLKDVKSTREILGIEGTLAGKYWIEFSKAVPKEYDFCNRIDQFRRAMGSGDMVNTMLNYGYSLLESECLRVINTVGLDAHVGFLHEMTPSKNSLAYDLQEPFRFLVDLAVISLVESGAMESKDFIRTENYNLRLKPTGARKIVNEFSNMLNKKVSYQGKESTWSYVIFLKVRELAHYLTSKKEKLNFVKPEYEIERIDSYDIRQKILNISYVDWKKLGFSKGTLHYMKQNAKSDKPFTLNAHVLERVNKWEALVSSQK; translated from the coding sequence GTGAGACTTCTTCTTTTGAATGGGCACGGCATAAATATGCATGTTGATGGAGCCAAGCTTCATATTAAAGATGGAAGGTTTTCAACTACAGAAGAGCCTCAAGAATACATATTTTCTCCAAAAAGGATTGATATTGACAGCATTATCATTTATGGTAAGAGTGGGAACCTTACCTTAGAGGCTGTTAGATGGCTTATTAAGCATAATGTCCAGATCTCAATTCTTAATTGGGATGGCAAACTTTTAACAACAATGCTTCCTCCTGAAAGTACCAACGTAAAAACAAAGTTTGCTCAGTACCATGCTTTTGAGGATAAGGAAGCAAGGCTTGAGATAGCAAAGAATTTTATTGAGGCTAAATTTGACAAGTCTAAGACTGTTCTTGATTTTTTGAGCCAAAGGTATCCTGAAATTGAATTTGATATTTCAGAGGGACTCACAAAACTAAAAGATGTAAAGAGTACCAGGGAAATTTTGGGAATAGAGGGAACTTTAGCCGGTAAATACTGGATAGAGTTTTCAAAGGCTGTTCCAAAAGAATATGATTTCTGTAACAGGATAGACCAGTTCAGAAGAGCTATGGGTTCAGGGGATATGGTAAACACTATGCTCAATTATGGCTATTCTCTGCTTGAATCTGAATGCCTGAGAGTCATAAATACTGTGGGTCTGGATGCTCATGTAGGGTTTTTGCATGAAATGACACCAAGCAAAAACAGCTTAGCGTATGACCTTCAGGAGCCTTTCAGGTTTCTTGTGGATCTGGCAGTTATCAGCCTGGTTGAAAGTGGAGCTATGGAAAGTAAAGATTTCATAAGGACAGAAAATTACAATCTCAGGCTGAAGCCTACAGGAGCTAGGAAGATTGTTAATGAGTTTTCCAATATGCTGAATAAAAAGGTAAGTTACCAGGGAAAAGAAAGCACTTGGAGTTATGTTATCTTTCTGAAGGTAAGGGAATTAGCCCATTACCTTACAAGTAAAAAGGAAAAACTGAATTTCGTTAAGCCTGAGTATGAAATTGAGAGAATTGATTCTTATGACATAAGGCAAAAGATTCTCAATATTTCTTATGTTGACTGGAAGAAGTTAGGATTTTCTAAAGGTACTTTACATTATATGAAGCAAAATGCCAAGTCAGATAAACCCTTTACTCTCAATGCTCATGTTCTGGAAAGAGTAAATAAGTGGGAGGCATTGGTTTCAAGTCAAAAGTAA
- a CDS encoding tetratricopeptide repeat protein — protein sequence MDPISLAHQATDVLAPALPFIYAERDVVTAKVHDMLLEKGIEKLGSKSLNKAKVVFDKIRSKKSKPIEIALEKLSKNSEDTTAKEELQQGILKLLSEDRDLARKIDLTINLNVENINHLALGNYNTFFNIETPSGDEYIKIIEYLDERRKEAENHEIMSRYNSSALPAYPERLKEFVTNNRADELRNALTYLEKHNILLISGIGGVGKTTLARALVDLRPINVPEPFWFSFYDNQDAKLDDILEELAAYMRAPEITEFKSDRREPGKNDVDKFTGVLNDRSEIWLFFDDLSIILENTKFNDKGIELLFSSLRYRTHNAKIIITSRVLPNFKNGESLIDVVEEEEKQHLNGLRTDFAVDYLAKNGLDSLTLDELKILAKDVDGHPLALKLLVGLVKKFGVSDTLNDLTRYRDLKESTIKKTRKMFDKLAGNEKELLERISVYRRAETMNAIKIMFTDKTAIDAVDNLIDKSLLETDHKGRYWLQNQVEKFSYIDLKNKKEVHKLAMEYYRFLITDELGEKEYNDLAFEALYHANMAEEYDQVDNILRENLHFEFDNDTILDTILKSFNLMIEQFAINPFVREVEDEIHAAIFRGTAMAYRNSGESRKAIEKYEKALKIYQEIGQRRNEGDTLGYLGKAYNDLGESRKAIECHEKAQKIAQELGYRRKEVNNLGDMGLAYNNLGESRKAIECHEKALKIAQELGYWRKEVDNLGDMGLAYNDLGESRKAIECHEKALKIAQEHGEQELINSCKRQLEELKNDTR from the coding sequence ATGGATCCAATCTCTCTTGCTCATCAAGCAACAGATGTTCTCGCTCCTGCCCTGCCGTTCATTTATGCGGAAAGAGATGTTGTAACAGCGAAAGTTCACGATATGCTTCTTGAGAAAGGTATCGAAAAATTGGGCTCTAAATCTTTAAATAAAGCTAAAGTTGTGTTTGATAAAATAAGGTCAAAAAAGAGCAAACCCATAGAAATAGCCCTTGAGAAATTGTCCAAAAACTCAGAAGACACAACAGCAAAAGAAGAGCTTCAACAAGGAATCTTGAAATTGCTAAGTGAAGACCGAGATCTAGCAAGGAAAATTGATCTTACTATAAATCTCAACGTGGAGAATATTAATCATCTCGCCTTGGGAAACTATAATACATTTTTCAATATTGAAACTCCTTCTGGTGATGAGTATATCAAAATCATTGAATATCTGGATGAAAGAAGAAAAGAAGCAGAAAACCACGAAATTATGAGCCGATATAATTCTTCAGCTCTTCCAGCTTATCCTGAAAGGTTAAAGGAATTCGTTACTAATAACAGGGCTGATGAGTTAAGAAACGCCCTTACATATCTTGAAAAACACAACATTTTACTTATTAGTGGTATTGGAGGTGTGGGGAAAACTACGCTTGCAAGAGCTCTTGTTGATCTCAGACCTATAAATGTCCCAGAACCTTTTTGGTTTAGCTTTTATGATAACCAGGACGCAAAACTGGATGATATCCTTGAAGAACTTGCAGCATATATGAGAGCTCCTGAAATTACAGAATTTAAATCAGACAGGAGAGAACCCGGAAAAAATGATGTGGATAAGTTCACAGGCGTGCTCAATGACAGAAGCGAAATCTGGCTCTTTTTTGATGATTTGAGCATTATACTTGAAAATACAAAATTTAATGATAAGGGAATTGAACTTCTTTTTTCTTCTTTACGATACCGTACCCATAATGCAAAGATCATTATCACAAGCCGTGTTCTTCCCAATTTTAAAAATGGAGAAAGTCTTATCGACGTAGTTGAGGAGGAGGAGAAACAGCATCTCAATGGGTTGAGAACGGATTTTGCAGTTGATTATCTCGCCAAAAATGGACTTGATAGTTTAACGCTTGACGAATTAAAAATACTAGCTAAGGACGTAGATGGGCATCCTCTGGCACTAAAGCTTTTAGTAGGCCTTGTTAAAAAGTTTGGAGTATCTGATACATTAAACGATCTGACTCGATATAGAGACCTCAAAGAAAGCACAATCAAGAAAACCAGAAAAATGTTTGATAAATTGGCGGGGAACGAAAAGGAGCTATTAGAGCGCATATCAGTCTATCGTCGGGCTGAAACTATGAATGCAATTAAAATTATGTTTACAGATAAGACGGCCATAGATGCTGTAGACAATTTGATAGACAAATCATTATTGGAAACTGACCATAAAGGGAGGTACTGGCTTCAAAATCAAGTAGAAAAATTTTCTTATATTGATCTAAAAAATAAAAAAGAAGTCCATAAACTTGCAATGGAATATTACCGTTTCCTAATTACAGATGAGCTTGGAGAAAAAGAATATAATGATCTTGCGTTTGAAGCCTTATACCATGCAAATATGGCAGAAGAATACGATCAGGTTGACAACATCCTTCGTGAGAATCTCCATTTTGAATTTGATAATGATACCATATTAGATACTATATTAAAATCTTTTAATTTAATGATAGAACAATTTGCTATAAATCCTTTTGTTAGGGAAGTAGAAGACGAAATTCATGCTGCGATTTTTAGGGGTACAGCGATGGCATACCGTAATAGTGGAGAATCGAGAAAAGCAATTGAAAAATATGAAAAGGCACTGAAAATTTATCAAGAAATTGGGCAGCGGCGAAATGAAGGGGATACTCTTGGATATCTGGGGAAAGCATATAATGATCTTGGAGAGTCGAGAAAAGCAATTGAGTGTCATGAAAAGGCACAGAAAATTGCTCAAGAACTTGGGTACCGGCGAAAAGAAGTAAATAACCTTGGAGATATGGGTCTAGCATATAATAATCTTGGAGAGTCGAGAAAAGCAATTGAATGTCATGAAAAGGCACTGAAAATTGCTCAAGAACTTGGGTACTGGCGAAAAGAAGTAGATAACCTTGGAGATATGGGTCTAGCATATAATGATCTTGGAGAGTCGAGAAAAGCAATTGAGTGTCATGAAAAAGCACTGAAAATTGCTCAAGAACATGGGGAACAAGAATTAATTAATTCTTGTAAGAGACAGCTTGAGGAACTGAAAAATGATACACGATAG